One genomic window of Actinoplanes lobatus includes the following:
- a CDS encoding ATP-binding protein, protein MSGPHERLVSQLAQIKELSGLSLRALARDAGLSSSSLSRYLTGRLVPPWEAVVALCRVVHRDPRPLRPVWAEADKAGAAPAPRRNDLPADLFDFTGREREAARVEELLRTAGAVVIDGMAGVGKTSLAVHVAHRMAGAYPDGGLYLDLQGFTPGQEPLDPPTALGRLLGVLDITHPPAGEQERAALWRSELSRRRALVVLDNAADADRVRPLLPGAGKSAVLVTSRNRLVSLDGVPPVSLTPFADDDAARLFGSVAGIALTGEDAVGQVLDRCGGLPLALRMAGARLRHRPGWTVGVLAERLRDSPARFDAAFGMSLRQLDDPDRRVFRLLGLLPGADFDTKAAAALTGLPPGRCAGALDELVDAHLVLESSPGRFRMHDLIRQYAADLAAEEEPDSGTALRRVLDHYREQAETYDRMLPSPHRPAPAPGDPQRAMAWFDLEYVNLIAAFDLAVRVGADEATAALPQALRVWFFRHRGTDDQVRLLDGAAAAAGRLGRDGERAALLADLGFALAAAGRLDEALAAYREADRSGPGDGLAATLALRTGFAHRDLGEARTARQSFRRAAELFERAGNRAGHAQALAFDAFVTLRLGQPAEAADLARAALMRADGPARITGLVTLGVALAQDNTDEALQHLHEALDLAEHHRLQHQQAWCHTYLGVALRGTGSVERALEHHRTALALLEPLHEVQLEVECREAYETTLAAQTAGEG, encoded by the coding sequence GTGTCCGGCCCGCACGAGCGACTGGTCTCCCAGCTCGCCCAGATCAAGGAGTTGAGCGGGCTCAGCCTGCGCGCCCTGGCCCGCGACGCCGGGCTGAGCAGCTCCTCACTGTCCCGCTACCTGACCGGCCGCCTCGTCCCGCCGTGGGAGGCCGTCGTCGCCCTGTGCCGGGTGGTGCACCGCGACCCCCGGCCGCTGCGCCCGGTGTGGGCCGAAGCCGACAAGGCGGGCGCCGCGCCCGCGCCCCGCCGCAACGACCTGCCCGCCGACCTGTTCGACTTCACCGGCCGGGAGCGGGAGGCGGCCCGGGTCGAGGAGCTGCTGCGCACCGCCGGGGCCGTGGTGATCGACGGCATGGCGGGGGTGGGCAAGACCAGCCTGGCCGTGCACGTGGCGCACCGGATGGCCGGCGCCTACCCGGACGGCGGCCTCTACCTGGACCTCCAGGGGTTCACCCCGGGCCAGGAGCCGCTGGACCCGCCGACCGCACTGGGCCGGCTGCTCGGCGTCCTGGACATCACCCACCCACCGGCCGGGGAGCAGGAGCGGGCGGCGCTGTGGCGGTCGGAACTGTCCCGGCGGCGGGCGCTCGTGGTGCTCGACAACGCCGCCGACGCCGACCGGGTGCGCCCGCTGCTTCCCGGCGCCGGGAAGTCGGCCGTCCTGGTGACCAGCCGCAACCGCCTGGTCAGCCTGGACGGGGTGCCGCCGGTGTCGCTGACCCCGTTCGCCGACGACGACGCGGCCCGCCTCTTCGGCTCGGTCGCCGGGATCGCGCTCACCGGCGAGGACGCGGTCGGCCAGGTGCTCGACCGGTGCGGCGGGCTGCCGCTGGCACTGCGGATGGCCGGCGCCCGGCTGCGGCACCGGCCCGGCTGGACGGTCGGCGTGCTGGCCGAACGGCTGCGCGACAGCCCGGCCCGCTTCGACGCCGCGTTCGGCATGTCGCTGCGGCAACTCGACGACCCGGACCGGCGCGTGTTCCGGCTGCTCGGGCTGCTGCCGGGCGCCGACTTCGACACGAAAGCCGCGGCCGCGCTCACCGGCCTGCCACCCGGCCGCTGCGCCGGCGCACTCGACGAACTGGTCGATGCCCACCTGGTGCTGGAGTCGTCGCCGGGCCGGTTCCGGATGCACGACCTGATCCGGCAGTACGCGGCCGACCTCGCCGCCGAGGAGGAACCCGACTCCGGGACGGCACTGCGCCGGGTGCTCGACCACTACCGGGAGCAGGCTGAGACGTACGACCGGATGCTGCCGTCACCGCACCGCCCGGCCCCCGCGCCCGGCGATCCGCAGCGGGCCATGGCCTGGTTCGACCTGGAGTACGTCAACCTGATCGCCGCCTTCGACCTGGCCGTACGCGTCGGCGCCGACGAGGCGACGGCCGCACTGCCGCAGGCGCTGCGGGTCTGGTTCTTCCGCCACCGCGGCACCGACGACCAGGTGCGGCTGCTCGACGGCGCGGCCGCCGCGGCCGGACGGCTCGGCCGCGACGGGGAACGGGCCGCCCTGCTCGCCGACCTCGGCTTCGCACTGGCCGCCGCCGGCCGCCTCGACGAGGCGCTCGCCGCCTACCGGGAGGCCGACCGGTCCGGCCCCGGCGACGGGCTCGCCGCCACGCTGGCGCTGCGCACCGGGTTCGCCCACCGCGACCTCGGCGAGGCACGAACCGCCCGGCAGTCGTTCCGGCGGGCCGCCGAACTGTTCGAACGGGCCGGCAACCGGGCCGGGCACGCGCAGGCGCTCGCCTTCGACGCCTTCGTGACGCTGCGCCTCGGGCAGCCGGCCGAGGCCGCCGACCTGGCCCGGGCCGCACTGATGCGCGCCGACGGGCCGGCCCGCATCACCGGCCTGGTCACCCTCGGCGTCGCCCTCGCCCAGGACAACACCGACGAGGCGCTACAGCACCTGCACGAAGCCCTGGACCTGGCCGAACACCACCGGCTCCAGCATCAGCAGGCCTGGTGCCACACCTACCTGGGGGTCGCCCTGCGGGGGACCGGATCGGTGGAGCGGGCCCTCGAACACCACCGGACGGCACTCGCCCTGCTCGAGCCGCTCCACGAGGTGCAACTCGAGGTCGAGTGCCGGGAGGCGTACGAGACGACGCTGGCGGCTCAGACCGCGGGCGAGGGGTAG
- a CDS encoding carboxymuconolactone decarboxylase family protein has product MPIERMPDPADLVPGAREALTALHRAIAGAGPGERLLALTRPAGAAAGGQTGEERAVLALTAAVTRPGPVPDRVWDQAAKHFDQRELAALLLSIAITAAVHRIDVSTHRQREN; this is encoded by the coding sequence ATGCCGATCGAACGGATGCCGGATCCGGCGGATCTCGTCCCCGGCGCGCGGGAGGCACTGACCGCCCTGCACCGGGCGATCGCCGGCGCCGGCCCCGGCGAACGGCTGCTGGCACTGACCCGCCCGGCCGGCGCGGCTGCCGGCGGGCAGACCGGCGAGGAACGCGCCGTCCTGGCGCTGACCGCGGCGGTCACCCGCCCCGGCCCGGTGCCCGACCGGGTCTGGGACCAGGCCGCCAAGCACTTCGACCAGCGGGAACTCGCGGCGCTGCTGCTCAGCATCGCGATCACCGCGGCCGTCCACCGCATCGACGTATCGACACACCGCCAGAGGGAGAACTGA
- a CDS encoding iron chaperone, translated as MTSAKTYDGFTEAERGAMKERARELKKNGKDLEPEVLAKIAEMDGDDRVLAERVHALIRAAAPGLTPKLWYGMPAYARNGKVVCFFQAAAKFKSRYAMLGFSDEAHLDDGDLWATYFAVTALTPTTESRITDLVQRAAA; from the coding sequence ATGACCAGCGCCAAGACGTACGACGGTTTCACCGAGGCCGAGCGCGGCGCCATGAAGGAGCGGGCCCGGGAGCTGAAGAAGAACGGCAAGGACCTGGAGCCCGAGGTCCTCGCGAAGATCGCCGAGATGGACGGCGACGACCGGGTGCTGGCCGAGCGGGTGCACGCCCTGATCCGGGCGGCCGCGCCCGGCCTGACCCCCAAGCTCTGGTACGGCATGCCCGCCTACGCCCGCAACGGCAAGGTGGTCTGCTTCTTCCAGGCGGCCGCCAAGTTCAAGTCCCGCTACGCGATGCTCGGTTTCAGCGACGAGGCCCACCTCGACGACGGCGACCTGTGGGCCACCTACTTCGCCGTGACCGCCCTGACCCCCACCACCGAGTCCCGCATCACCGACCTGGTCCAGCGAGCCGCCGCCTGA
- a CDS encoding ATP-binding protein, which produces MPVPRIVSRRAAAQVHAALADTRVVLVSGARQAGKSTLVRIVAGDQRAERRDLDRTQDRAAALADPIGFVDSPDLMVIDEIQRDPGLLLAIKAAVDDDPRPGRFLLTGSSRLFGMAAAPDALPGRMETIELWPFSQGELDGEPDGFIDALFAVGPDLRHESRVTRADYAARIVRGGLPEATTREDPRRRQRFFDAYVQALIDRDVRQLSDIQHKGEMRKLVRLLAARSATIIATNSLESALGLSRPTIARYLQALEEIFLVKRIPGWSRNLGTRATAASKLVFVDSGIAANELATDARALLRPGAPFGPLLESFVLSELSRQLTWSEQLVDLSHYRDQGRYEVDAVLENRSGHVVGIEVKAASTVGPDDFRGLRRLADRLGDDFIAGIVLYTGTSTLPFGDRLRAIPVSALWQVPAPAEG; this is translated from the coding sequence GTGCCCGTACCCCGCATCGTTTCCCGCCGCGCGGCAGCACAGGTGCACGCCGCGCTAGCGGACACCCGGGTGGTGCTGGTCAGCGGCGCACGTCAAGCCGGCAAGAGCACCCTCGTCCGCATCGTTGCGGGCGACCAACGGGCCGAGCGCCGCGATCTCGACCGAACCCAGGACCGGGCTGCGGCACTCGCCGACCCGATCGGCTTCGTCGACTCTCCCGACCTGATGGTCATCGATGAGATTCAGCGCGATCCGGGGCTTCTCCTGGCCATCAAAGCAGCCGTTGACGACGATCCACGGCCCGGCCGGTTCCTGCTCACCGGATCATCCCGGCTGTTCGGCATGGCGGCCGCTCCGGACGCGCTGCCCGGCCGGATGGAGACGATCGAACTCTGGCCGTTCTCGCAGGGAGAACTCGACGGTGAACCGGACGGATTCATCGATGCCCTCTTCGCGGTGGGGCCCGACCTGCGGCACGAGTCGCGAGTCACCCGGGCCGACTACGCGGCCAGGATCGTGCGAGGCGGCCTGCCGGAGGCCACAACCCGCGAAGATCCCCGTCGCCGACAACGATTCTTCGACGCGTACGTCCAAGCGCTGATCGATCGTGACGTCCGGCAACTGTCCGACATCCAGCACAAGGGCGAGATGCGCAAGCTCGTACGCCTGCTCGCGGCGAGGTCCGCGACGATCATCGCCACCAACTCACTCGAATCCGCACTGGGGCTGAGCCGGCCGACGATCGCACGCTACCTCCAGGCTTTGGAGGAGATCTTCCTCGTCAAGCGAATCCCCGGCTGGTCCCGCAACCTCGGTACCAGGGCCACCGCTGCCTCGAAACTGGTCTTCGTCGACTCCGGTATCGCCGCGAACGAACTCGCGACCGACGCGCGGGCACTGCTGCGCCCCGGCGCACCGTTCGGCCCGCTGCTCGAATCATTCGTCCTGTCCGAGTTGTCCCGCCAACTCACCTGGTCCGAACAGTTGGTGGACCTGTCCCACTACCGAGACCAGGGCAGGTACGAGGTCGACGCGGTACTCGAAAACAGATCCGGTCACGTCGTGGGCATCGAGGTGAAAGCGGCCAGCACCGTCGGCCCCGACGATTTCCGCGGGCTGCGCCGCCTCGCCGACCGCCTGGGGGACGACTTCATTGCCGGCATCGTCCTCTACACCGGCACGTCCACACTGCCGTTCGGCGACCGGCTCCGCGCCATACCGGTCAGCGCCCTTTGGCAGGTTCCCGCCCCGGCAGAGGGCTGA
- a CDS encoding nucleoside triphosphate pyrophosphohydrolase family protein, giving the protein MSEALRHIEALAALLPAAQRSAHAYAKGIDLFSGAGEVEAAHGSGRAYLAATRLALLQSEAAEALQEIRNRAVDLDPAARRPDDGLSLELADILIRLLELSEYLGVDLGAALVAKTADTLGGYRHGGVRF; this is encoded by the coding sequence GTGAGTGAGGCACTGCGGCACATCGAGGCGCTGGCGGCGTTGTTGCCGGCGGCTCAGCGCAGCGCGCACGCGTACGCCAAAGGGATTGATCTTTTCTCGGGGGCCGGCGAGGTCGAGGCCGCGCACGGCAGTGGCCGCGCCTATCTGGCCGCGACCCGGCTGGCGCTGTTGCAGAGTGAGGCGGCCGAGGCGTTGCAGGAGATCCGGAACCGGGCGGTCGACCTGGATCCGGCCGCGCGCCGGCCCGATGACGGGCTCAGCCTGGAGCTGGCCGACATTCTGATCCGGCTGCTGGAGTTGTCCGAGTATCTGGGTGTGGACCTGGGTGCCGCGCTGGTCGCGAAGACGGCTGACACGCTGGGCGGGTACCGGCACGGCGGGGTCCGCTTCTGA
- a CDS encoding cytochrome P450 family protein, with protein MISAEFHTDPHTVYRRLRDHTPATRVELPDGSPVWLVTRYSDVRALLADPRMSVDKANGDGSWRGFSLPPALDANLLNMDPPNHTRIRRLVSQAFTPRRVDALRPAIQKTADDLLDRLDDQADLIRDYAGPLPVAVICDLLGVPDGDRDRFRSWTDVMLVPPRDDPAAGARAIGAIHAYLSGLIAAKRAEPADDLLSALIAAREENDRLSEDELTSLAFLLLVAGYENTVHAIGTGLLTLLGNPGLPVDVEELLRYEPPAPVLLRRFPTEDIEVAGAVVPRGATVLLVVGAANRDPGAFPDPDTVVPGRAGGHLTFGHGIHYCVGAPLARLELEIAIGTVLRRFPSLRLAVPAGELRWRPSFRTRGLVALPVLLG; from the coding sequence ATGATCTCGGCGGAGTTCCACACCGACCCACACACCGTCTACCGCCGGCTCCGCGACCACACCCCGGCCACCCGGGTCGAACTACCGGACGGCTCCCCGGTCTGGCTCGTGACCCGGTACTCCGACGTCCGCGCCCTGCTCGCCGACCCCCGCATGTCGGTCGACAAGGCCAACGGCGACGGCAGCTGGCGCGGATTCTCACTACCGCCCGCCCTCGACGCCAACCTGCTCAACATGGACCCGCCGAACCACACCCGCATCCGCCGGCTGGTGTCCCAGGCGTTCACCCCACGCCGCGTCGACGCACTGCGCCCCGCCATCCAGAAAACCGCCGACGACCTGCTCGACCGCCTCGACGACCAGGCCGACCTGATCCGCGACTACGCCGGCCCGCTGCCGGTGGCGGTCATCTGCGACCTGCTCGGCGTACCCGACGGCGACCGCGACCGCTTCCGCTCCTGGACCGACGTCATGCTGGTCCCGCCACGCGACGACCCGGCCGCCGGAGCCCGGGCCATCGGCGCCATCCACGCCTACCTGTCCGGCCTGATCGCCGCGAAACGCGCCGAACCCGCCGACGACCTGCTGTCCGCCCTGATCGCCGCCCGCGAGGAGAACGACCGGCTCAGCGAGGACGAACTGACGTCACTGGCCTTCCTGCTGCTGGTCGCCGGGTACGAGAACACCGTCCACGCCATCGGCACCGGACTGCTCACCCTGCTCGGCAACCCCGGGCTGCCGGTCGACGTCGAGGAACTGCTGCGATACGAGCCACCCGCCCCCGTCCTGCTGCGCCGCTTCCCGACCGAGGACATCGAGGTCGCCGGGGCCGTGGTGCCGCGCGGGGCGACCGTACTGCTGGTGGTCGGCGCCGCGAACCGTGACCCCGGCGCCTTCCCCGACCCCGACACGGTCGTCCCCGGCCGGGCCGGAGGCCACCTGACCTTCGGCCACGGCATCCACTACTGCGTCGGAGCGCCGCTCGCCCGGCTCGAACTGGAGATCGCCATCGGCACGGTGCTGCGCCGCTTCCCGTCACTGCGGCTCGCCGTCCCGGCCGGCGAACTGCGCTGGCGCCCGTCCTTCCGCACCCGCGGGCTGGTCGCGCTGCCGGTGCTGCTCGGCTGA
- a CDS encoding vitamin K epoxide reductase family protein: MTTLLTRARAIRHSNTWIYSTMLFSALLSLTASLVLSIDAVELARDPTADLSCNINSVISCGTVGASWQAQLLGFPNAFLGLIAEPVVITIAVAALGGVRFPRWFMIAAQTVYTIGLIFAYWLFYQAIVNIGALCPWCLLVTVSTTVVWSSLTHVNIRDDYLPMPRAWRHQAREAIANDIDVMVVIAWLLVLALIIVTHYGSALFA; the protein is encoded by the coding sequence GTGACCACCCTTCTCACCCGGGCCCGCGCGATCCGGCACAGCAACACCTGGATCTACAGCACCATGCTGTTCTCCGCGCTGCTCAGCCTCACCGCGTCGCTGGTGCTCTCGATCGACGCGGTGGAACTGGCCCGCGACCCCACCGCCGACCTCTCCTGCAACATCAACTCGGTGATCAGCTGCGGCACCGTCGGAGCGTCCTGGCAGGCGCAGCTGCTCGGCTTCCCCAACGCGTTCCTCGGGCTCATCGCCGAACCGGTCGTGATCACCATCGCGGTCGCGGCCCTCGGCGGGGTGCGGTTCCCTCGCTGGTTCATGATCGCGGCACAGACCGTCTACACCATCGGGCTGATCTTCGCCTACTGGCTGTTCTACCAGGCCATCGTCAACATCGGCGCGCTCTGCCCCTGGTGCCTGCTGGTCACCGTCTCCACCACGGTCGTGTGGTCGTCGCTGACCCACGTCAACATCCGCGACGACTACCTGCCGATGCCCCGCGCGTGGCGGCATCAGGCGCGCGAGGCGATCGCCAACGACATCGACGTGATGGTGGTCATCGCCTGGCTGCTGGTACTGGCACTCATCATCGTCACCCACTACGGATCCGCCCTCTTCGCCTGA
- a CDS encoding DsbA family protein has product MGTKTGNRHTAAQKAVASARAGQRGHRTIMIIGGTIIVALIAAIAISVVTAINKGDKSGADGPLVVPATATADGGLKVGNGPVAVDIYLDYMCPYCGKFEAANHADIQKLVDDGTATVNLHPLAFLDKFSQGTEYSTRAANAVATVADKDPEHVLDLNTALFENQPEEGSEGLDDAKIAEVAGSVGVPQNVTGTFADRTFVPWVAQSNDAAFANGITGTPTVKINGVVTDVDLYTAGPLYDAVTAAAGTTK; this is encoded by the coding sequence ATGGGCACTAAGACCGGTAACCGGCACACCGCGGCGCAGAAGGCGGTCGCCTCCGCACGCGCCGGACAGCGCGGGCACCGGACCATCATGATCATCGGCGGGACGATCATCGTCGCGCTGATCGCGGCCATCGCCATCTCGGTGGTCACCGCCATAAACAAGGGTGACAAATCCGGCGCCGACGGGCCGCTGGTCGTGCCGGCGACGGCCACCGCCGACGGCGGCCTCAAGGTCGGCAACGGCCCGGTCGCCGTGGACATCTACCTGGACTACATGTGCCCGTACTGCGGAAAGTTCGAGGCCGCCAACCACGCCGACATCCAGAAGCTGGTCGACGACGGCACCGCCACGGTGAACCTGCACCCGCTGGCCTTCCTCGACAAGTTCTCGCAGGGCACCGAGTACTCGACCCGGGCGGCGAACGCCGTCGCGACCGTCGCCGACAAGGACCCCGAGCACGTGCTGGACCTCAACACGGCACTGTTCGAGAACCAGCCCGAGGAGGGCTCGGAAGGACTCGACGACGCCAAGATCGCCGAAGTGGCCGGCTCGGTCGGGGTGCCGCAGAACGTGACCGGCACCTTCGCGGACCGCACCTTCGTCCCCTGGGTCGCCCAGTCGAACGACGCCGCCTTCGCCAACGGCATCACCGGCACACCCACCGTCAAGATCAATGGCGTGGTGACCGACGTCGACCTGTACACCGCCGGACCGCTGTACGACGCTGTCACCGCCGCCGCGGGCACGACCAAGTGA
- a CDS encoding PQQ-binding-like beta-propeller repeat protein: MLAMLFVLPAAPASADGAPPLSTTPERTVGFDGLVYTSVHVGDTVYLGGNFTHAFADGQTVKRKRLAAVDARTGKLLPWAPALDGTVLAVTANGKNLYVTGEFTKVNEQPRARLAAVDLSTGAVGSLKPALNGFGHAVEVSGGRLYVGGRFTAVNGRAARSLAAIRLADGTVDTGFTAGTDGKVLALAAAGNRLYVGGAFKKLAGADGTARLGALKLADGKVDTTFKPGTPYPTFGLTATKDRVFAALAGAGGRVAAYRPDGGLAWTSVTDGDVQAITQLDGTIYAGGHFTTACTQPSQIATSWCKKAMQRKQSKMAAWDAATGKLLGWDPRSNGKWGVLTMKADMRQGLTVGGDFTAFGTQDQKRFARFLICRYGCPTR; the protein is encoded by the coding sequence GTGCTCGCGATGTTGTTCGTCCTGCCCGCCGCACCCGCCTCAGCGGACGGCGCCCCACCGCTGTCCACCACCCCCGAGCGCACCGTCGGCTTCGACGGCCTGGTGTACACCAGCGTGCACGTCGGCGACACGGTCTACCTCGGCGGCAACTTCACCCACGCGTTCGCCGACGGCCAGACCGTGAAACGCAAACGGCTCGCCGCGGTCGACGCCCGCACCGGCAAACTGCTGCCCTGGGCGCCGGCCCTGGACGGGACCGTCCTGGCCGTGACCGCCAACGGCAAGAACCTGTACGTGACCGGCGAGTTCACGAAGGTCAACGAACAGCCGCGGGCCCGGCTCGCCGCCGTCGACCTGTCCACCGGCGCGGTCGGATCGCTGAAGCCCGCGCTCAACGGCTTCGGCCACGCCGTCGAGGTGTCCGGCGGGCGCCTCTACGTGGGCGGCCGGTTCACCGCCGTGAACGGCCGCGCCGCCCGCAGCCTGGCCGCCATCCGCCTCGCCGACGGCACCGTGGACACCGGCTTCACGGCCGGCACCGACGGCAAGGTGCTGGCCCTCGCCGCCGCCGGCAACCGGCTCTACGTCGGCGGCGCCTTCAAGAAGCTCGCCGGCGCGGACGGCACGGCCCGGCTCGGCGCGCTGAAACTGGCCGACGGGAAGGTGGACACCACCTTCAAACCGGGCACGCCGTACCCCACCTTCGGCCTCACCGCCACCAAGGACCGGGTGTTCGCCGCCCTCGCCGGCGCCGGCGGCCGGGTCGCGGCCTACCGCCCCGACGGCGGGCTCGCCTGGACCAGCGTCACCGACGGCGACGTACAGGCGATCACCCAGCTGGACGGGACCATCTACGCGGGCGGCCACTTCACCACCGCCTGCACGCAGCCGTCCCAGATCGCCACCTCGTGGTGCAAGAAGGCCATGCAGCGCAAACAGTCGAAGATGGCCGCCTGGGACGCCGCGACCGGCAAGCTGCTCGGCTGGGATCCGCGCAGCAACGGCAAATGGGGCGTGCTCACCATGAAAGCCGACATGAGGCAGGGCCTCACCGTGGGCGGCGACTTCACCGCCTTCGGAACACAGGACCAGAAGCGTTTCGCCCGGTTCCTGATCTGCCGCTACGGCTGCCCCACACGATGA
- a CDS encoding glycoside hydrolase family 5 protein — protein MYRARGKIRRWQIGAVAGVAVLTVGVGLGVASAGESTPTVSCPQVAVGTVPAQQQAEVQRNLELLNTQIAEANKRIADTAGQGGANFIQNAILGPLKDKRFATINRIETAIARNAARPNLNAEGLSACTLNSDGGGSPQQDTALPSAPAGGAAAATPTVNCPDVPITVAVPAQQKADVDRNLALLDKQIAEADKRIADTAGQGGANFIQNAILGPLKSKRFATINRIETAIARNAARPNLNAEGLSVCTLNEAGGGAAQPTVAPTTVAPTTAAPTTAPPAEEPEDAPTGTPVALNGQLKVCGVHLCNAAGKQIQLRGMSSHGIQFFPNCVNRDSLDALRNDWNADFIRLSMYAQEGGLETDPAGFTAKVNGLVETASALGLYVIVDFHVLTPGDPNANTALAKKFFADVSAAHANKDNVIYEIANEPNGVSWDGILNYANQVIPVIRKNSPDSVVLVGTRGFSSLGLTDGSDETEIVNDPVEFANIMYTFHFYAASHGADRRAVVARAATKLPLFVSEFGTQTFTGDGGNDFNSTDAWLDLLKANKIGYGMWSLSDGRETNSAFRQGTCAGTNYEGNGVLTDSGRYIRSRILTGVGAR, from the coding sequence ATGTACAGAGCCCGAGGCAAAATCCGCCGCTGGCAGATCGGCGCGGTCGCCGGGGTCGCCGTCCTCACGGTCGGCGTCGGACTGGGCGTCGCCTCCGCAGGCGAGTCCACACCCACCGTGAGCTGCCCGCAGGTCGCCGTCGGAACGGTGCCCGCCCAGCAGCAGGCCGAGGTACAGCGCAACCTGGAGCTGCTGAACACGCAGATCGCCGAGGCGAACAAGCGGATCGCCGACACCGCCGGCCAGGGCGGCGCCAACTTCATCCAGAACGCCATCCTCGGCCCGCTGAAGGACAAGCGGTTCGCCACCATCAACCGCATCGAGACCGCCATCGCCCGCAACGCGGCCCGCCCGAACCTCAACGCCGAGGGCCTGTCCGCCTGCACCCTCAACTCCGACGGCGGCGGCTCGCCGCAGCAGGACACCGCGCTGCCGTCGGCGCCGGCCGGTGGCGCGGCCGCCGCGACCCCCACGGTGAACTGCCCCGACGTGCCGATCACGGTGGCCGTCCCGGCGCAGCAGAAGGCGGACGTGGACCGCAACCTCGCGCTGCTGGACAAGCAGATCGCCGAGGCGGACAAGCGGATCGCCGACACCGCCGGCCAGGGCGGCGCCAACTTCATCCAGAACGCCATCCTCGGCCCGCTGAAGAGCAAGCGGTTCGCCACCATCAACCGCATCGAGACCGCCATCGCCCGCAACGCGGCCCGCCCGAACCTCAACGCCGAGGGCCTGTCCGTCTGCACGCTGAACGAGGCCGGCGGCGGCGCGGCGCAACCGACCGTGGCGCCCACGACGGTCGCGCCGACGACGGCGGCGCCGACCACCGCACCGCCCGCCGAGGAGCCCGAGGATGCTCCGACCGGCACGCCGGTGGCGTTGAACGGGCAGCTCAAGGTGTGTGGGGTGCACCTGTGCAACGCGGCCGGCAAGCAGATCCAGCTGCGCGGCATGAGCAGCCACGGCATCCAGTTCTTCCCGAACTGTGTCAACCGGGACTCGCTGGACGCGCTGCGCAACGACTGGAACGCCGACTTCATCCGGCTGTCGATGTACGCCCAGGAGGGCGGCCTGGAGACCGACCCGGCCGGGTTCACCGCCAAGGTCAACGGGCTGGTGGAGACGGCCAGCGCACTCGGCCTCTACGTGATCGTCGACTTCCACGTGCTCACCCCGGGCGACCCGAACGCGAACACCGCCCTGGCCAAGAAGTTCTTCGCCGACGTGTCGGCCGCGCACGCGAACAAGGACAACGTGATCTACGAGATCGCCAACGAGCCCAACGGCGTCAGCTGGGACGGCATCCTCAACTACGCGAACCAGGTCATCCCGGTGATCCGGAAGAACTCCCCGGACAGTGTCGTGCTGGTCGGCACCCGCGGCTTCTCCTCGCTGGGCCTGACCGACGGCAGCGACGAGACCGAGATCGTCAACGACCCGGTCGAGTTCGCGAACATCATGTACACGTTCCACTTCTACGCGGCATCGCACGGCGCGGACCGGCGGGCCGTGGTGGCCCGGGCGGCCACGAAGCTGCCGCTGTTCGTCAGCGAGTTCGGCACCCAGACCTTCACCGGTGACGGCGGCAACGACTTCAACAGCACCGACGCCTGGCTGGACCTGCTGAAGGCCAACAAGATCGGGTACGGCATGTGGAGCCTGTCGGACGGCCGGGAGACCAACTCCGCGTTCCGTCAGGGCACCTGCGCGGGCACGAACTACGAGGGCAACGGGGTGCTGACCGACTCCGGCCGCTACATCCGGTCGCGGATCCTGACCGGCGTCGGCGCGCGCTGA